A window of Polaribacter litorisediminis contains these coding sequences:
- the ilvB gene encoding biosynthetic-type acetolactate synthase large subunit: METQTISNKEISSKTTQRISGSEAIVRCLIEEDVKIIYGYPGGAIMPVYDELFKYQDKIHHVLTRHEQGATHAAQGFARISGKVGVAIATSGPGATNLITGIADAQIDSTPMVCITGQVASHLLGSDAFQETDIVGISTPVTKWNCQVTKAADIPGALAKAFYIAKSGRPGPVLVDITKDAQFEEFDFLYEKCTKIRSYTPIPKTVAGTLEAAAKMINAAKKPLIVWGQGVVLSAAEEQFKALVEKAGIPAAWTILGASALPTSHPLNVGMLGMHGNYAPNKLTNECDVLIAIGMRFDDRVTGKLDEYATQAKVIHFEIDPAEVDKNVKTDVAVLGDAKVTLKAILPLIDENSHKEWHQEFKDLYKIEYEKVIKDDIHPTKEGLTMGEVIKEINIQSKGEAAIVTDVGQHQMIACRYAEFNKTKSNITSGGLGTMGFGLPAAIGAKMAAPEREVVSISGDGGYQMTIQELGTIFQQKAAVKIVVLNNDFLGMVRQWQQLFFDKRYASTEMINPNFVAIAEGYYIKAKKVTKREELADAVAEMMASKEAYFLEVCVEKEGNVFPMVPSGASVSEIRLE; the protein is encoded by the coding sequence ATGGAAACCCAAACCATAAGCAACAAAGAAATTTCATCAAAAACTACGCAAAGAATTTCGGGTAGTGAAGCTATTGTTAGATGCTTAATTGAAGAAGATGTAAAAATAATTTATGGATATCCTGGCGGAGCCATTATGCCAGTTTATGATGAGTTGTTTAAATATCAAGATAAAATTCATCATGTTTTAACACGACATGAACAAGGTGCAACGCACGCTGCGCAAGGTTTTGCAAGAATTTCTGGTAAAGTGGGTGTTGCCATTGCAACTTCGGGCCCAGGAGCAACTAATTTAATTACGGGTATTGCAGATGCTCAAATAGATTCTACACCTATGGTCTGTATTACAGGGCAAGTGGCGTCTCATTTGTTAGGAAGTGATGCATTTCAAGAAACCGATATCGTTGGTATTTCTACGCCTGTGACAAAATGGAATTGCCAGGTTACAAAAGCTGCTGATATTCCAGGAGCATTGGCAAAAGCATTTTACATCGCAAAAAGTGGAAGACCAGGACCTGTTTTGGTAGATATCACAAAAGATGCACAATTCGAAGAATTTGATTTCTTATATGAAAAATGCACGAAAATAAGAAGTTATACGCCTATTCCAAAAACAGTAGCAGGCACTTTAGAGGCTGCCGCAAAAATGATAAATGCTGCAAAAAAACCTTTGATAGTTTGGGGTCAAGGAGTTGTTTTAAGTGCAGCCGAAGAACAATTTAAAGCATTGGTAGAAAAAGCAGGAATTCCTGCGGCTTGGACAATTTTAGGAGCTTCAGCATTACCAACTTCGCATCCCTTAAATGTTGGGATGTTAGGCATGCACGGTAATTATGCCCCCAATAAATTAACCAATGAATGCGATGTTTTAATTGCCATCGGAATGCGTTTTGATGATCGAGTTACCGGAAAATTAGATGAATATGCAACGCAAGCAAAAGTGATCCATTTTGAAATTGATCCTGCAGAAGTTGATAAAAATGTAAAAACAGATGTGGCTGTTTTAGGAGATGCAAAAGTAACTTTAAAAGCCATTTTACCTTTAATTGATGAAAATTCTCATAAAGAATGGCATCAAGAATTTAAAGATTTATATAAAATTGAATATGAAAAAGTAATTAAAGACGACATTCATCCAACGAAAGAAGGGTTAACGATGGGTGAAGTAATTAAGGAAATTAATATTCAAAGCAAAGGCGAAGCAGCAATTGTAACAGATGTTGGTCAGCATCAAATGATTGCTTGCAGATATGCAGAGTTTAATAAAACAAAAAGTAATATTACTTCTGGTGGGTTAGGTACCATGGGTTTTGGGTTGCCAGCAGCAATTGGAGCCAAAATGGCAGCGCCAGAACGTGAAGTTGTTTCCATTTCTGGTGATGGTGGTTACCAAATGACCATCCAAGAATTAGGGACTATTTTTCAGCAAAAAGCGGCAGTAAAAATTGTAGTTTTAAATAATGATTTTTTAGGAATGGTGCGCCAATGGCAACAGTTGTTTTTTGACAAACGGTATGCATCCACAGAAATGATAAACCCAAATTTTGTAGCAATTGCAGAAGGGTATTACATCAAAGCAAAAAAAGTTACAAAACGTGAAGAATTAGCAGATGCAGTTGCAGAAATGATGGCAAGTAAAGAAGCTTATTTTTTAGAGGTTTGTGTGGAAAAAGAAGGAAATGTTTTTCCAATGGTTCCTTCTGGAGCTAGTGTTTCAGAGATAAGATTGGAGTAG
- the ilvD gene encoding dihydroxy-acid dehydratase: protein MELNKYSKRLTQDESQPASQAMLYAVGLKDEDMSKAQVGIASTGYDGNPCNMHLNNLAAEVKVESKIAGLVGLGFNTIGVSDGISMGTSGMNYSLASRDIIADSIETVMNAQSYDALVSVVGCDKNMPGAVIAMLRLNRPSIMMYGGTIASGNYKGRKLNIVSAFEALGQKMAGEIEEEEYREIIKRAIPGAGACGGMYTANTMASAIECMGFALPYNSSIPAENPNKLSEAERTALAIKNLLELDLKPLDIISKKSLENAIAIVNALGGSTNAVLHFLAIAHAADIDFTLEDFQRVSDRTPLIADLKPSGKYLMEDVHGIGGTPAIMKYLLDNGYLHGDCLTVTGKTLAENLAGIKAMEFEDQDVIYPKDKALKSSGNIQIIYGNLATEGAVAKISGNEGLLFEGKAVVYDGEQAANAGISNGEVEKGDVVVIRYVGPKGGPGMPEMLKPTSLIMGAGLGKSVALITDGRFSGGTHGFVVGHITPEAQSGGTIGILKTGDTIRISAEDNSINVLISDEEIAERKAQWVAPALKHTKGILYKYAKIVASASKGCITDA, encoded by the coding sequence ATGGAATTAAATAAATACAGCAAAAGATTAACACAAGATGAATCTCAACCTGCCTCACAAGCAATGTTGTATGCGGTTGGTTTAAAAGATGAAGATATGAGCAAAGCGCAAGTTGGTATTGCAAGTACAGGTTATGACGGGAATCCGTGTAACATGCACTTAAACAACTTGGCTGCAGAAGTAAAAGTAGAATCTAAAATTGCGGGTTTAGTTGGTTTAGGATTTAATACCATTGGTGTTTCAGACGGAATTTCTATGGGAACGTCTGGTATGAATTATTCATTAGCTTCTAGAGATATTATTGCAGATTCTATAGAAACAGTTATGAATGCTCAAAGTTACGATGCATTAGTTTCTGTGGTAGGTTGTGATAAAAATATGCCCGGGGCAGTTATTGCGATGTTACGTTTAAATCGACCTTCAATTATGATGTATGGAGGAACCATCGCATCAGGAAATTATAAAGGAAGAAAATTAAATATCGTTTCTGCTTTTGAAGCTTTAGGGCAAAAAATGGCAGGCGAAATTGAAGAAGAAGAATATAGAGAAATTATAAAAAGAGCTATTCCGGGAGCGGGGGCTTGTGGCGGAATGTACACGGCAAATACCATGGCATCTGCTATAGAATGTATGGGGTTTGCATTGCCTTACAACTCATCAATTCCTGCTGAAAATCCTAATAAATTATCGGAAGCAGAAAGAACCGCTTTGGCAATTAAAAATTTACTAGAATTAGATTTAAAACCTTTAGATATTATTTCTAAAAAATCTTTAGAAAACGCCATTGCAATCGTAAATGCTTTGGGAGGATCAACAAATGCAGTATTGCACTTTTTAGCCATTGCACACGCTGCTGATATTGACTTTACCTTAGAAGATTTTCAAAGAGTAAGTGATAGAACGCCGTTAATTGCCGACTTAAAACCATCGGGAAAATACTTAATGGAAGATGTTCATGGAATTGGTGGTACGCCTGCAATTATGAAATATTTATTAGATAATGGCTATTTACATGGAGACTGTTTAACGGTTACAGGAAAAACATTAGCAGAGAATTTAGCAGGTATTAAAGCTATGGAATTTGAAGATCAAGATGTCATTTATCCTAAGGATAAAGCATTAAAATCTTCAGGAAATATTCAAATAATTTACGGAAACCTGGCAACGGAAGGAGCAGTTGCAAAAATCTCAGGAAATGAAGGCTTGCTTTTTGAAGGAAAAGCGGTGGTTTATGACGGAGAGCAAGCTGCCAATGCGGGTATTTCAAACGGTGAAGTAGAAAAAGGAGATGTTGTCGTCATTCGATATGTGGGTCCAAAAGGAGGTCCAGGAATGCCAGAAATGTTAAAACCAACTTCGTTAATTATGGGCGCAGGTTTAGGAAAATCTGTAGCGTTAATTACAGATGGTCGTTTTTCTGGAGGTACACATGGTTTTGTAGTAGGTCATATTACGCCAGAAGCCCAATCCGGAGGAACTATCGGAATTTTAAAAACAGGTGATACCATTAGAATTAGTGCAGAAGACAATTCAATTAATGTTTTAATTTCTGATGAAGAAATCGCGGAAAGAAAAGCACAGTGGGTGGCCCCAGCATTAAAGCATACAAAAGGAATCTTATACAAATACGCAAAAATAGTTGCATCTGCTTCAAAAGGATGTATTACAGATGCGTAG
- the leuB gene encoding 3-isopropylmalate dehydrogenase produces MKYTIAVIPGDGIGPEVTDQAKKALDAVAEAYDHIFLYKEAQMGACAIEASGDPLPEETVKICRAADAILFGAIGDPKYDNNPSAKVRPEQGLFRLRKELDLYCNVRPVKAYDNLISNSPLKREVVKGTDFVIFRELTGGIYFGKKELSADKKEAFDISSYTVDQISRITHLAFKSAQERNKKVTLIDKSNVLETSRLWRKTVTEIAKEYKNVTLEYLYVDHAAMKLILDPKQFDVILTENLFGDIISDGASAICGTIGLLASSSIGDENALFEPIHGAYPEAAGKNYANPLAAILAVAMLLKYLGLHEEADAVERAVEKSITLGITTKDIKRKTQFSASTSKVGDFIADYITNQDDSNMNFTNIHMGQSTII; encoded by the coding sequence ATGAAATATACAATAGCTGTAATTCCTGGAGATGGTATTGGCCCCGAAGTAACCGACCAAGCAAAAAAAGCTTTAGATGCCGTGGCAGAGGCATACGACCATATTTTTTTGTATAAAGAAGCGCAAATGGGCGCTTGCGCCATAGAAGCATCTGGCGACCCTTTGCCAGAAGAAACTGTAAAAATATGCAGAGCAGCAGATGCCATTTTATTTGGTGCCATTGGTGATCCAAAATATGACAATAATCCGAGTGCAAAAGTGCGTCCAGAACAAGGTCTTTTCCGGTTAAGAAAAGAATTAGATTTATATTGTAATGTAAGACCTGTAAAAGCTTACGATAATTTAATTTCAAATTCTCCTTTAAAAAGAGAGGTAGTTAAAGGAACAGATTTTGTTATTTTTAGAGAGTTAACAGGCGGAATTTATTTCGGAAAAAAAGAACTTAGTGCAGACAAGAAAGAGGCGTTTGATATTAGTTCTTACACGGTTGATCAAATTTCTAGAATAACTCATCTAGCTTTTAAATCTGCCCAAGAAAGAAATAAAAAAGTAACTTTAATCGATAAATCAAATGTTTTAGAAACTTCACGTTTGTGGAGAAAAACAGTTACTGAGATTGCCAAAGAATATAAAAACGTAACCCTAGAATATTTGTATGTAGATCATGCAGCGATGAAACTTATTCTAGATCCAAAACAGTTTGACGTAATTTTAACTGAAAACTTATTTGGTGATATTATTTCTGATGGAGCAAGTGCAATTTGCGGCACCATCGGCTTGTTAGCATCTTCATCTATTGGTGATGAAAATGCTTTGTTTGAGCCTATTCATGGTGCATATCCAGAGGCGGCAGGTAAAAATTATGCCAATCCTTTAGCAGCGATTTTAGCGGTAGCAATGTTGTTAAAATATTTAGGATTGCATGAAGAGGCAGACGCCGTAGAAAGAGCCGTAGAAAAATCAATTACACTGGGAATTACAACCAAAGATATCAAACGAAAAACGCAATTTTCTGCATCCACCTCTAAAGTAGGAGATTTTATTGCAGATTATATTACCAATCAAGATGACAGCAATATGAATTTTACGAACATTCATATGGGTCAAAGTACCATTATCTAA